One segment of Candidatus Methylomirabilota bacterium DNA contains the following:
- a CDS encoding YihY/virulence factor BrkB family protein encodes MSPGGGAISRFREADGFFLSAGLAFFFLVTLIPILLLGVAVVGFVLSTEQAAREVVRQLTQHFPVYQRQIERVLLRIVQSRAVSGLVGTGVLVLFATPLFGASRLVLHRLLGVREGGGFLRNLVTDAGMVLVLSVLLFLASAVTWLYHWFQALALGALPVPPRWFELASFWLSLGLSTLMFYFAYRFVPRRRVRPGAALAGAVLASILWEVAKQLFRVYIREVGVYDQIYGPLGILVAFVMFVYYSAVVFVFSAAFVAALDARHR; translated from the coding sequence GTGAGCCCCGGCGGCGGCGCGATCTCGCGCTTCCGGGAGGCCGACGGGTTCTTCCTGAGCGCCGGCCTCGCGTTCTTCTTCCTCGTCACGCTGATCCCCATCCTGCTGCTCGGCGTGGCGGTGGTCGGCTTCGTCCTCTCCACGGAGCAGGCGGCGCGCGAGGTCGTGCGCCAGCTCACCCAGCACTTCCCGGTCTACCAGCGGCAGATCGAGCGCGTCCTGCTGCGGATCGTCCAGTCGCGCGCGGTGTCCGGCCTCGTCGGCACGGGCGTGCTGGTCCTCTTCGCGACGCCGCTCTTCGGCGCCTCGCGCCTCGTCCTGCACCGGCTCCTCGGGGTGCGGGAGGGCGGGGGCTTCCTCCGCAACCTCGTGACCGACGCGGGAATGGTCCTCGTGCTCAGCGTCCTGCTTTTCCTCGCGAGCGCGGTCACGTGGCTCTACCACTGGTTCCAGGCCCTGGCGCTCGGCGCGCTGCCCGTGCCGCCGCGGTGGTTCGAGCTCGCGTCGTTCTGGCTGAGCCTCGGCCTCTCGACGCTCATGTTCTACTTCGCGTATCGCTTCGTCCCGCGCCGTCGTGTGCGGCCGGGCGCCGCGCTGGCCGGGGCGGTCCTCGCGAGCATCCTCTGGGAGGTCGCGAAGCAGCTCTTCCGCGTCTACATCCGGGAGGTCGGCGTCTACGACCAGATCTACGGCCCGCTCGGGATCCTCGTCGCGTTCGTGATGTTCGTCTACTACTCGGCCGTGGTCTTCGTCTTCTCCGCCGCCTTCGTCGCCGCGCTCGACGCCCGCCACCGCTGA
- a CDS encoding trypsin-like peptidase domain-containing protein — MDVSVELVKHLFRSVVHLRVTVPREHPSTRILGDERLGSGVIVDSSGLILSVNYVVMGAQSIEVCFAKGRRAKAEIVAQDFEIGLALIRVKRQGLPAATLGSVDGLERGAEVVALGALGAQERRAAGGIVTYLGEFEAYWEYLLERGIVSNAANPGFGGGGLFTLAGAMVGVLHLNLNEISRSSLSIPVDFYRKHEGELLRYGRVVSRPRRAWLGVFAHALEEGVVVAGVVPDGPGDRGGLQEGDLIVSINAEQVASRRDLYLSLWRHEPGEALTLEVMRDNKVRRFEMKGGDRAYFFRQA; from the coding sequence ATGGACGTCTCCGTCGAGCTCGTCAAGCACCTGTTCAGATCGGTCGTCCACCTCCGCGTCACCGTGCCGCGCGAGCACCCGTCCACGCGGATCCTCGGCGACGAGCGTCTCGGCAGCGGGGTGATCGTGGACTCGTCCGGGCTGATCCTGAGCGTCAACTACGTCGTGATGGGGGCTCAGAGCATCGAGGTCTGCTTCGCGAAGGGCCGGCGCGCGAAGGCCGAGATCGTCGCGCAGGACTTCGAGATCGGCCTGGCGCTGATTCGCGTGAAGCGCCAGGGGCTGCCGGCGGCGACCCTCGGCAGCGTCGACGGGCTCGAGCGGGGCGCGGAGGTCGTCGCCCTGGGCGCGCTCGGCGCGCAGGAGCGCCGGGCCGCGGGCGGCATCGTGACCTACCTCGGCGAGTTCGAGGCGTACTGGGAGTACCTGCTCGAGCGCGGCATCGTGTCGAACGCGGCCAACCCGGGCTTCGGCGGCGGGGGCCTCTTCACGCTGGCGGGCGCGATGGTGGGCGTCCTCCACCTGAACCTCAACGAGATCTCGCGGAGCTCGCTGTCGATCCCGGTGGACTTCTACCGCAAGCACGAGGGCGAGCTCCTCCGGTACGGCCGCGTCGTGAGCCGGCCGCGCCGCGCGTGGCTCGGCGTCTTCGCCCACGCACTCGAGGAGGGCGTGGTGGTCGCGGGCGTCGTCCCCGACGGGCCGGGCGACCGCGGCGGGCTCCAGGAGGGCGACCTCATCGTCTCGATCAACGCGGAGCAGGTGGCCAGCCGGCGCGACCTCTATCTCTCCCTCTGGCGCCACGAGCCGGGCGAGGCGCTGACGCTCGAGGTGATGCGCGACAACAAGGTGCGCCGCTTCGAGATGAAAGGCGGCGACCGGGCCTACTTCTTCCGGCAAGCGTGA
- a CDS encoding dienelactone hydrolase family protein, translating to MHRRAHVALLVAALCAGCVSAPLRFPNATPGAPLDVPAWEYRPEGSGPFPAVVLFHGCHGVSPSNHEWARWFRDRGYVALVVDSWGARAIGKGCDAGTPDVGPTERFDDAAGALRFLHARAYVDTARVGAIGWSNGGVFAIAVINGPSLERARRRGVTLPAPGFAAAVGVYPGGCYSLVSEAVTRPLLVLLGDADDWTIPGPCVEMVDRMRRRGAEATVVLYPGVYHYFDVIGQKVTYLPEVGNRNKPGECCGATVGFDASAFADARRRVAAFFGRHLRGM from the coding sequence ATGCATCGGCGCGCCCACGTGGCCCTGCTCGTCGCCGCGCTCTGCGCCGGTTGCGTTTCCGCCCCGCTCCGCTTCCCGAACGCGACCCCCGGCGCGCCGCTCGACGTCCCCGCGTGGGAGTACCGCCCGGAGGGCTCCGGGCCGTTCCCGGCCGTCGTGCTCTTCCACGGCTGCCACGGCGTCTCGCCGTCGAACCACGAGTGGGCGCGCTGGTTCCGCGACCGCGGCTACGTCGCGCTCGTCGTGGACAGCTGGGGGGCGCGCGCGATCGGCAAGGGCTGCGATGCCGGCACGCCGGACGTCGGGCCCACGGAGCGCTTCGACGACGCCGCCGGCGCGCTGCGGTTCCTCCACGCGCGGGCGTACGTGGACACGGCGCGCGTCGGGGCCATCGGGTGGTCGAACGGCGGCGTCTTCGCGATCGCGGTGATCAACGGCCCGAGCCTCGAGCGCGCGCGCCGGCGCGGCGTGACGCTGCCGGCGCCCGGATTCGCGGCAGCGGTCGGCGTCTACCCCGGCGGCTGCTACTCGCTCGTGAGCGAGGCCGTGACGCGCCCGCTCCTGGTCCTGCTCGGCGACGCCGACGACTGGACGATCCCCGGGCCCTGCGTCGAGATGGTGGACCGGATGCGCCGGCGCGGCGCCGAGGCGACGGTCGTCCTCTATCCCGGCGTCTATCACTACTTCGACGTGATCGGCCAGAAGGTCACGTACCTGCCCGAGGTGGGCAACCGCAACAAGCCCGGGGAGTGCTGCGGCGCCACGGTCGGCTTCGACGCGAGCGCCTTCGCCGACGCCCGGCGCCGCGTCGCGGCGTTCTTCGGGCGCCACCTCCGGGGCATGTAG